One part of the Anopheles coustani chromosome 2, idAnoCousDA_361_x.2, whole genome shotgun sequence genome encodes these proteins:
- the LOC131265185 gene encoding odorant receptor 82a-like yields MLPDGSVDFFRVQSICLAAIGISRNETRLDRVLFGFSFFSVLFMKLGTVLFAASHIEEIMLLCDCLGPTFTAYLGLVRQYNLRRHRSELWAIVDEFSALKCSLAPAEERIVQRYNRFDRFLAWAYLISAMSTGVLFVCAALVRVAVSERSEWKLPLLMAFPFDTTHPVTFTVLFVWCSIAIVWVVLDCVACDATFGTFSSCLVAHFVITQRRFERIRFDDAPHAPLGALIEYHKHILNIADRVIDAYRNVILNQLLISSVLLCMLGFQLVLSAGSGLVIVYVAYGTAIVIQVTYYCYYGSQLYHESTQVHDAVFQSNWYEADVRTQKLLINCMMRARKAVNAQSGFVQASLPTLRAILNSAGSYVALLMSLTE; encoded by the exons ATGCTACCCGACGGCAGCGTTGACTTTTTCCGCGTCCAATCCATCTGCCTCGCAGCCATCGGCATTTCCCGGAATGAGACGCGCCTCGACCGGGTCCTGTTCGGGTTCAGCTTTTTCTCCGTGCTGTTCATGAAGCTGGGCACGGTCCTGTTCGCAGCGAGCCACATCGAAGAAATAATGCTGCTGTGCGACTGTCTGGGGCCAACGTTCACCGCCTACCTGGGCCTGGTGCGCCAGTACAACCTGCGGCGTCATCGAAGCGAGCTGTGGGCCATCGTGGACGAATTTTCCGCCCTTAAGTGCTCGCTAGCCCCGGCCGAAGAGCGCATCGTGCAGCGGTACAACCGGTTCGACCGGTTCCTGGCGTGGGCCTACCTGATTTCGGCCATGTCCACCGGAGTGCTGTTCGTCTGTGCCGCCCTCGTCCGGGTCGCCGTCTCCGAGCGCTCGGAATGGAAGCTTCCGCTGCTGATGGC CTTCCCGTTCGATACGACCCACCCGGTGACCTTCACGGTGCTGTTCGTGTGGTGCAGCATCGCCATCGTCTGGGTGGTGCTGGACTGCGTGGCTTGCGATGCCACGTTCGGGACGTTCTCCTCCTGTCTGGTGGCGCACTTTGTCATCACCCAGCGTCGCTTCGAGCGGATCCGTTTCGACGACGCACCACACGCGCCCCTGGGGGCGCTCATCGAGTACCACAAGCACATACTGAACATCGCCGACCGGGTGATTGACGCGTACCGGAATGTCATCCTCAACCAGCTGCTCATCTCCTCCGTGCTGTTGTGCATGCTCGGCTTCCAGCTCGTCCTCTCGGCCGGCTCGGGCTTGGTGATCGTCTACGTGGCGTACGGGACCGCCATCGTCATTCAGGTGACCTACTACTGTTACTACGGCTCGCAGCTTTACCACGAG AGCACTCAGGTGCACGACGCCGTTTTCCAAAGCAACTGGTACGAGGCGGACGTGCGCACCCAAAAGCTGCTGATAAACTGCATGATGCGAGCCCGGAAGGCGGTGAACGCCCAGTCCGGATTTGTCCAGGCGTCCCTGCCGACGCTGAGGGCG ATTCTCAACTCCGCCGGTTCGTATGTGGCCCTGTTAATGTCCTTGACGGAGTAA